The following coding sequences are from one Nilaparvata lugens isolate BPH chromosome 6, ASM1435652v1, whole genome shotgun sequence window:
- the LOC111057419 gene encoding mitochondrial carrier homolog 2: MVSSYLIIFKDTLIWDIVTYPLEYASFLVQIGYRPENDIVSSNLFRRSFGVSSVTSTVGHIYKTDGLIGCYNGMRPYICSQFISKAIIQLYSDKFPPHGRWRKIDTISPSSVYEDDSSTRQTAVEWRPVCLQGAIDLLSQLTAITISHPLTIVTYRMMAQFVGREQKYTGVCSSLCTIYEEQGICGFFVGLAPQLMRQIISFVSLSAVLFILEKYTRSKPALCDFSSNLADVAIRNLTYPLHIVSVFTAANDFDLRAVSPPLMPDFNGDWTECWNYMSKTGQLKRAWFPFRRYSHTMPAKSIKISIDELD; the protein is encoded by the exons ATGGTTTCAtcttatttgataatttttaaagaTACTTTGATCTGGGATATTGTTACATATCCTCTTGAGTATGCCAGTTTTCTTGTTCAG ATTGGATACAGACCGGAAAATGATATTGTTAGTAGCAATCTCTTTAGGAGAAGCTTCGGGGTTTCAAGTGTTACAAGCACTG TTGGGCATATCTACAAGACAGACGGTCTGATAGGCTGTTACAATGGAATGAGACCGTACATTTGCTCTCAATTCATATCGAAAGCGATTATTCAGCTTTACTCTGACAAATTTCCGCCACATGGAAGGTGGAGGAAAATCGATACTATTTCACCATCCTCTGTCTACGAAGATGATTCCTCCACTAGACAAACTGCAGTTGAATG gAGACCTGTCTGTTTACAAGGGGCCATTGATCTACTGTCACAATTAACGGCAATAACAATTTCGCATCCATTGACAATTGTCACTTATCGTATGATGGCTCAGTTTGTTGGCCGAGAACAAAAATACAC AGGAGTCTGCAGTTCCCTATGTACCATTTATGAAGAACAGGGCATCTGTGGGTTTTTTGTTGGACTGGCTCCACAATTGATGAGACAGATTATATCTTTTGTATCCTTGTCTGCGGTATTGTTCATTCTAGAGAAATATACGAGAAGTAAACCTGCTCTCTGCGATTTCTCATCCAACCTTGCTGAT gtGGCAATAAGAAATTTGACATACCCTCTGCATATTGTGTCTGTATTTACAGCAGCTAACGATTTTGA CCTGAGAGCAGTTTCCCCACCACTGATGCCAGATTTCAATGGCGATTGGACAGAGTGCTGGAATTACATGAGCAAAACGGGCCAATTGAAGAGGGCCTGGTTCCCATTCCGACGTTACTCCCACACAATGCCAGCCAAATCAATCAAGATTTCCATTGATGAGTtggattga